TTAAACTTTCGTAGTACCTGATTCGATAGAACGGAGGCTTTGATGTTCGACAGACTATTTGACGGTAGTCTAATGCCACATGGTCATTGCTTACTTTGGCGGTGGGATTTGTTGTTTCTGCATCTCGGTGGCGATTTGATGACAGTTGTCGCATATTCAGTAATCCCCCTTGGTATTTTCTATTTCCTATATAAACGAAAAGACATCAAATTTGATGGTTTAGCAGCCTTATTCGCTTGCTTTATCGCATTTTGTGGCTTGTCGCATTTAGCTGGTATCGTCAATATCTGGAATGGCTACTATTTTATAGAAGGAGCAATTAAGTTCGCTACGGGTTTGGTATCAATAGTAACGGCCTACTATTTGTGGAAACTGATGCCCGTTTTTATCAACATACCAAGCATTACTATGTTGAAAGAGCGTAATAAAGCGTTAGAAGAACTTAAAGCACAGCTAGAAGAAGCTAACCACTCTCTTGAAGAAAAGGTAAAAGAGAGAACATTAGAATTGGAACAGCAAGCTAACACTGACGCAGTGACCGGTGTTGCCAGTCGCTTTTGTATTATGGAAACGC
The DNA window shown above is from Alteromonas sp. KC3 and carries:
- a CDS encoding GGDEF domain-containing protein → MFDRLFDGSLMPHGHCLLWRWDLLFLHLGGDLMTVVAYSVIPLGIFYFLYKRKDIKFDGLAALFACFIAFCGLSHLAGIVNIWNGYYFIEGAIKFATGLVSIVTAYYLWKLMPVFINIPSITMLKERNKALEELKAQLEEANHSLEEKVKERTLELEQQANTDAVTGVASRFCIMETLNHNCGLFERYGRPFSILMIDVDHFKDVNDTHGHQAGDEVLSLMAECISNNIRSVDAIGRYGGEEFLVILPETPQNIAIDLAERIRTGVEKLSLPFEIEVTCSVGVSTMTQGLSDDGLVSQADHALYTAKRSGRNQVVVFEESMSESP